The Oncorhynchus gorbuscha isolate QuinsamMale2020 ecotype Even-year unplaced genomic scaffold, OgorEven_v1.0 Un_scaffold_437, whole genome shotgun sequence genome includes a window with the following:
- the LOC124018227 gene encoding toll-like receptor 13, whose amino-acid sequence MRSMFSHPAVLFLWIQSSSGWMHPKCQIYDSSEDLEHFPTWTCSHIPHHAERYTAACQDVTAIEEDLLGLPPNINTLCISMTHGENRSMSLGFFSQFQDLEYLYIKGCFTQILPTANSHLPNLQHMYLGKWEMDSDCCGCHIGPHTFRDLVKLSHLTLWSYRLSAMSPDVFHGIPLLQSLIIREPCLEDLSEIACRIMNIKSLVRLYVDATNIRSLNISNCSVLNTNESMTPVFTNLAFSDFSVGEITHIEEGSLAWLQNLTMLTGAFSQEVLLDLPLSGIKQIQVFSCSGINVIDIESICNVVFLLSIKKIFVNNFNTSSLSMSSVELCTGLEYMYLSVPLSFHPTTHLEWNFISSLKNLNQLKIDGLEDNRLDICSFQKQPITWLTNLTLGLKNQMLFAKQFSCLVKLLYLDIKHNLISNIEDFAFLGLTNLESLDITRNKITQINANTFYGLHSLTWLDLRNNPLIHNIEAMSFTHLMSLRQVFLGQVNNPLTEPVIKLNLTLIFGGILSQLTHLYISSAMRPMQLTIGSNITSKQNLSLQLKGQTVSFQDCDRPFFQSVTHLHADAEEFLCGSEFMGKYFKSVETFDYRSKLSAKRVDLSSINQLIHLRKLTLREVDLLIQRSADIIFHNLTKLEDLEIYHCRIYSLEGSLTKDLKSLKTLYLLIENIYNVFYSFTEPLSRLKHLTFDNLQMFCSCDNAWLITWAKGCRQVEVIMLTPYTSPGMYALEDLICLSDNGIDTPNFVKYTEANCTTEAGFVLFVATGLGVLFFMLVVLVHNLAGPYLLPLYHITLGWLLEAMRSNTRGRYHYDAFVSYSGKDERWVVEELLPNLEQRGPPFLRLCLHSRDFQLGKDIVENITESLYRSRHTLCLVSRHYLRSNWCSLEMKLATYRLQVEQRDILLLVFLEKIPPRRLSAHHRLARLLKTRTYLDWPQDPHQHQAFWDRLWAKLKPQTEHDIRG is encoded by the coding sequence ATGAGATCTATGTTTTCCCACCCTGCCGTCCTGTTCCTGTGGATTCAGAGTTCTAGTGGATGGATGCATCCTAAATGCCAGATTTATGACAGTAGTGAAGACTTGGAACACTTTCCCACCTGGACCTGCAGCCACATACCTCATCATGCAGAACGTTACACTGCTGCCTGTCAAGATGTCACAGCCATCGAGGAGGATCTACTTGGACTTCCCCCTAATATCAATACCCTCTGCATATCTATGACACATGGTGAAAATAGATCCATGTCTCTGGGCTTTTTCTCTCAGTTTCAGGATCTGGAGTACCTGTACATTAAGGGCTGTTTTACTCAAATCCTTCCAACTGCAAATAGTCACCTTCCAAATCTGCAACATATGTACTTAGGTAAATGGGAAATGGACTCAGATTGCTGTGGTTGTCATATTGGGCCCCATACATTCAGAGATCTCGTGAAGCTGAGTCATTTGACTCTTTGGAGTTATAGACTGTCAGCAATGTCCCCAGATGTTTTCCATGGCATTCCTCTGTTACAAAGTCTCATCATTAGGGAACCCTGTTTAGAAGATTTGTCAGAGATAGCATGCAGAATTATGAATATTAAGTCACTTGTTAGGTTATATGTAGACGCAACAAACATACGATCGTTAAACATTTCAAACTGCTCCGTCTTAAACACCAACGAAAGCATGACACCTGTTTTTACCAATCTAGCGTTCTCTGACTTCTCAGTtggtgaaataacacatatagaggAAGGTTCACTGGCTTGGCTCCAGAACCTCACAATGTTAACAGGGGCTTTCAGCCAGGAAGTCCTACTGGACCTTCCCCTGTCTGGGATAAAACAAATCCAGGTCTTCAGTTGCTCTGGGATCAATGTCATTGATATTGAAAGTAtctgtaatgtagtgtttttgcTTTCAATCAAGAAAATATTTGTAAACAATTTCAATACAAGCAGCCTCTCTATGTCCAGTGTTGAATTGTGCACTGGGCTAGAATATATGTATTTAAGTGTACCTTTGTCTTTCCATCCTACTACCCATTTGGAATGGAATTTTATTTCCAGTCTCAAAAACCTTAATCAATTAAAAATAGACGGCCTGGAAGATAACAGACTTGATATTTGCTCCTTCCAAAAACAACCAATAACATGGTTAACAAATCTCACTTTAGGGTTGAAAAATCAAATGCTTTTTGCTAAACAATTTAGCTGTCTTGTTAAGCTGCTGTATCTGGATATAAAACATAATTTAATTTCAAACATTGAAGACTTTGCTTTCCTGGGATTGACAAATCTGGAGTCCTTGGACATTACAAGAAATAAGATAACACAGATAAATGCAAACACATTTTATGGTTTACATAGTTTGACATGGTTAGACCTCAGGAACAATCCACTTATTCACAACATTGAGGCGATGTCTTTCACACACCTCATGTCTCTTAGACAAGTGTTTCTCGGGCAAGTGAACAATCCCCTAACAGAACCTGTGATCAAGCTGAATCTGACACTTATATTTGGTGGAATTCTGAGTCAGCTGACTCATCTGTACATTAGTTCAGCTATGAGGCCAATGCAGTTGACTATTGGCAGTAACATCACATCTAAACAGAACCTGAGTCTCCAGCTCAAAGGCCAGACGGTGTCATTTCAGGACTGTGACAGACCTTTCTTTCAGTCTGTAACCCATCTTCATGCTGATGCTGAAGAATTCCTTTGTGGATCTGAATTCATGGGAAAGTACTTCAAGTCTGTGGAGACATTTGACTACAGATCGAAGCTTTCAGCTAAAAGGGTTGATTTATCATCAATTAATCAGCTGATTCACCTGAGGAAACTGACTCTACGAGAGGTGGATCTTTTAATACAGCGTTCTGCCGACATCATTTTTCACAACTTGACTAAACTGGAGGATCTGGAAATTTACCACTGCAGGATTTATTCTTTAGAGGGGAGTTTAACTAAAGACTTGAAATCTTTGAAAACGTTGTATTTGCTTATAGAGAACATTTATAATGTATTCTACAGCTTTACTGAACCTCTCTCTAGGCTTAAGCATTTGACATTTGATAATTTACAGATGTTTTGCAGTTGTGACAATGCTTGGCTCATTACATGGGCAAAGGGGTGCAGGCAGGTTGAAGTGATCATGCTTACTCCGTATACTAGTCCCGGTATGTATGCTTTGGAGGACTTGATATGCTTGTCGGACAATGGAATAGACACACCTAATTTTGTCAAGTACACAGAAGCCAACTGCACAACAGAGGCTGGCTTTGTGCTCTTTGTTGCGACTGGCCTGGGAGTCCTGTTCTTCATGCTGGTGGTGTTGGTCCATAATCTGGCCGGcccctacctcctccccctctaccacaTCACCCTTGGCTGGCTGTTAGAAGCCATGCGATCCAACACCAGGGGGCGCTACCACTACGATGCGTTTGTCTCCTATAGCGGGAAGGACGAGCGCTGGGTGGTGGAGGAGCTGCTACCTAATCTGGAGCAGAGGGGTCCTCCTTTCCTGCGCCTCTGTCTGCACAGCAGGGACTTCCAGCTGGGGAAGGACATTGTGGAGAACATCACAGAAAGCCTCTACCGGAGCCGCCACACCCTCTGCCTAGTCAGCCGCCACTACCTGCGCAGTAACTGGTGCTCTCTGGAGATGAAGCTGGCCACCTACAGGCTGCAGGTGGAGCAAAGGGACATCCTCCTCCTGGTCTTCCTGGAGAAGATCCCCCCTCGCCGGCTGTCTGCCCACCACAGGCTGGCTCGCCTGCTGAAAACCAGGACTTATCTGGACTGGCCCCAGGACCCCCATCAGCACCAGGCATTCTGGGACAGACTGTGGGCTAAACTGAAACCTCAGACTGAGCATGACATCAGAGGTTGA